Within the Novosphingobium sp. 9U genome, the region GTTCATCTTTCGTACGAAGCGAGCCCATGGCAGGAGCGAAATCAAGAACAAGGCTCCAAGCGCGATGGCCCAGCCTATGGCGAGGTCCCGCTTTTCCTCCTCCAGGCTGTTGTTGTACTCTGTCGCTGACCGGCGGTCATCGTACCATTTGAGCGCGGTTCCGTAGTCGGCCTCATGGCGCGTCTCCGGGGCTTGACCTTGGCGTTCGAGAACTTCCACGACGCCTGAAGGAGGACGGTAGCCGCGCTCGACCAGATCAGCGAACTGAGGATCGTTGTTCGGGTGTGCAATCGTATCTAGCGAGACGATGCCTCCGTTGAACATGATCGCAGCGAATGCGGCTCCTGCCGTAGCCAAACCCAGCAGGGCTCTGAAAACCGTCAACATCGCATGAACTCCCCGTGGAGCACGTTAGTCGCCGTCACCTCGGTGCACAACTATCGCCGCCACAGCCACATCGCGGCTGTCATGTGGATCGGCTGAGCGGCGTGTGTGTCCCTTGGCGATGATCAAGACGGACGTGACCGTCGTTTAAGCTTGACCACAACCTCTTTGGAACACGATCATCCTCGCACGCAGCATGCCCAATGGCAGGTAAGTGGAGCGACCGATGTACAAGAGCGCGTCGAACTTCATGCAAGCAGCGGGTCGTCGAGCCGCTGAAAACAGCCAGGCCTCGCGGGTACGCGCCTACCAGCCACGTACCCGCGCCGAGACGCGCAAGTGGTGGTATTCCGTCATCGAGCATCATTACAGAACCAACACGAGTGCCCGCGATCACTACGGCAAGCGCTACCCAGCTTGGCTTGAACAAGAAGTGCAGAGCTTTGGGGCGGAACGCTGGTTGGCGTACTGGGGGAAGAAGACTGGTAAGCCGAAGCGGGTGAAATCAGAGGCCACAACCGCTCCGCAAGCCAAGGATGATGGGGTGTTGAAAAGTGCGGCCAAGAAGCGTCGAGAAGAGCAAGGCCGTCGGCACTATGAAGCTCTCATCCTCGAACGGCGCTCTCAGGTATCTCCCTTGGCATCGGCTCTCCACGAGGCCTTAAGGTGCAAACCGGATAGCTGATGAACACGTGATGCCCGTCACTGCGCCGGAAGCCCGCTGGCCTGCCGAAAAGTTGCGGCATCTTCGTGATATTGAAATCCGAACCGCACGATATCTTGCGCCAGGCGGTCCATCCGCCTGGCTCGGATACCATGACGACGAAACCATAAAGCAAGCTCGTCGGCGATGTACTCGGGGCAGTCACCATCCTGGAGGGGGATCGTGACGTCATCCACGATTACAAGATCGCGGTGTTGGCGTGGCAGGCCTCTCAGCCAGGCGGGTAGAGATGGTTTCGTCATCAGCTATTTATCGGACCACCAGCCCGACGCATGACGGCGCTTGAAGATCACAAGGCATCGGCACGAGGTGAGCTACTTCTTGTATCGGCCATTCTTGCCCCGGCCCACACGGTCGCCATTACGCTCCTTTCGAAATGCACCTTTGGGTCCGTAGCGCCCCTTATGGCGGTAGCGCTCTTTGGCTCCACCACTATCGCTGCCACCCAACAACCCTGCGACGAAATCAAAGAATCCCACGATTGCCTCGCTGACAGTAAAAAGTTTTCTTTAGCTAATAAGAAGATAGCATCCAAATGCCGCCTTGCGGTGAGTGG harbors:
- a CDS encoding SHOCT domain-containing protein, producing MLTVFRALLGLATAGAAFAAIMFNGGIVSLDTIAHPNNDPQFADLVERGYRPPSGVVEVLERQGQAPETRHEADYGTALKWYDDRRSATEYNNSLEEEKRDLAIGWAIALGALFLISLLPWARFVRKMNASGDAAADKVAKIASQGTTALKEKLRPSPIIGRSGLSSFSVADELAKWSKLRDEGVVTAAEFEEARARLLKRTT